One Phycisphaerae bacterium RAS2 DNA window includes the following coding sequences:
- a CDS encoding RNA polymerase sigma factor, which yields MALSTRTSTSLLIGLSEAENDAVWSEFDARYRPIVTGYCLKLGLTEHEAADVAQESLMRFLEEYRAGKYDRERGRLRSWLIGIVKYRVADLKRAKFARRELRGESAVIDLPNDDQLDALWEAERCHQLLRQAIGELRGASRLTERTVRAFEMFAVEQKPAATVAAELGITVQDVYVAKNRVAARLRETIERLEALFDDR from the coding sequence ATGGCCCTGTCCACGCGCACATCCACATCCCTGCTGATCGGCCTTTCCGAAGCTGAGAACGACGCCGTCTGGTCCGAGTTCGACGCGCGGTATCGACCGATCGTCACGGGATACTGCCTGAAGCTCGGTCTCACCGAGCACGAAGCGGCGGACGTCGCCCAGGAATCGCTGATGCGCTTTCTGGAGGAGTACCGCGCCGGGAAGTACGACCGCGAGCGAGGCCGGCTCCGCTCGTGGCTGATCGGGATCGTCAAGTATCGCGTGGCCGACCTGAAGCGCGCGAAGTTCGCCCGACGCGAGCTGCGCGGGGAGTCAGCCGTCATCGATCTGCCGAACGATGACCAGCTCGATGCGCTGTGGGAGGCCGAGCGCTGCCATCAGTTGCTGCGCCAGGCGATCGGAGAGCTGCGCGGCGCATCGCGCCTGACGGAGCGCACCGTGCGCGCCTTCGAAATGTTCGCCGTGGAGCAGAAGCCCGCGGCGACTGTCGCAGCGGAACTGGGCATCACGGTGCAGGACGTGTACGTCGCGAAGAACCGCGTCGCCGCGCGGCTGCGCGAGACCATCGAGCGCCTCGAAGCGCTCTTCGACGACCGGTGA